The genomic segment CGTAGGGCGGCAGCGAATCCTGGTCCAACTGGTTGTCGCGCAGCTCGGCCGATGGCGGCCGCGCGATCACCGCGGGCGGAATCACCGGTGCGCCGCCGACGGTGTTGCGCCACTTCGACAGGCCGAAGACTTCGGTCTTGTAGAGATCCTTGATCGGCGCGTAGCCGCCGCACATGTCGCCGTAGATCGTCGCGTAGCCGACCGCGTATTCGCTTTTGTTGCCGGTCGTCAGCAGCAGACCGCCGTGCTTGTTCGACAGCGCCATCATGATCGCGCCGCGGGTGCGCGACTGCAGGTTTTCCTCGGCGATGTCGACCTCTTTGCCCTCGAAGACGTCGGACAGCGTGTCCAGGAATCCCTGGAACGGCGGCTCGATCGGAATGGTCAGCATGCGCACGCCCAGCGCCTCGCATTGCTCGGCCGCCAGATCGTTGCTCAGCCCCGCCGTAAACCGCGACGGCATACGCACCGCGGTGACGTTCTCTGCACCCAGCGCATCGACCGCCATCGCCAGCACCACCGACGAATCGATGCCGCCCGACAACCCGACCCACGCCTTCGAAAATCCATTCTTGCCGCAGTAGTCGCGCGTGCCGCGCACTACCGCGCGCCAGGCCAGCGCGTCGATGCTCTCGTCGCCGTCGTCGACCCACACGACCGGCGAGAACGCGCGCGTCGCGGGATCGAAATCTACGACAAGCCACTGGTCATCGAACGCGATCGCCGCCGGATGCACGGTGCCGTCGGCATCGGCGACGACAGACGCGCCGTCGAACACCAGCGCGTCCTGCCCGCCGACGACATTGACGTAGGCCAGCGCCACCCTGCTCTCGCGGGTACGTTCGGCCAGCAGCGCATCGCGCTGGCGGTGCTTGCCGCGCTCGTAGGGCGAGGCGTTCGGCACGACGACGACGGCCGCGCCCGCAGCCGCGGTATCGGCCAGCGGCTCGGGGAACCAGAGGTCCTCGCAGACCAGCACGCCGACCGGCACACCACCCACGTCGACCACGCAGGGCTCGCCGTCCGGATCGACGTG from the Luteimonas fraxinea genome contains:
- a CDS encoding NAD+ synthase, which produces MTDPLRIALAQFDFPVGDVGRNAERIAEMIAAARDEFGAHVVVFPELAISGYPPEDLLMRPSFLIDCEAALMQIAKDVRGIVAVVGWPESAGSVLYNSASVLRDGKLERTYRKRELPNYNVFDERRYFHVDPDGEPCVVDVGGVPVGVLVCEDLWFPEPLADTAAAGAAVVVVPNASPYERGKHRQRDALLAERTRESRVALAYVNVVGGQDALVFDGASVVADADGTVHPAAIAFDDQWLVVDFDPATRAFSPVVWVDDGDESIDALAWRAVVRGTRDYCGKNGFSKAWVGLSGGIDSSVVLAMAVDALGAENVTAVRMPSRFTAGLSNDLAAEQCEALGVRMLTIPIEPPFQGFLDTLSDVFEGKEVDIAEENLQSRTRGAIMMALSNKHGGLLLTTGNKSEYAVGYATIYGDMCGGYAPIKDLYKTEVFGLSKWRNTVGGAPVIPPAVIARPPSAELRDNQLDQDSLPPYDVLDAILRRYVDQEESRDEIVAAGFDAATVDRVLRLVRISEWKRHQAAPGPKISRRAFGRERRYPISNRYEG